agggaggcCTCGGAAATATGGGCCTGATGGGAAGGTTCCTTTGGGGCTTTTGTCTATGTCTGCTACACCTTCAAATGCTTCTTCTGGGTCAATTACAGAATCTCAGAAACGGGCCCGGGGAAGGCCACCTGGAAGTGGGCGGAAGCAACGGTTAGCTGCAACTGGTAAGGTTTTTTTAACTCAATTCTGTTACTTGTTCTTCGTATGTTGTTGTTTTTATTGTCCATATGAGTGGTTTTTGTATGGTTGATATAGCTGTTATAGGAAAATGCAATGTTCATTGATTTTAACGAGACTTTATATTTTCAACGTGCAACGATGATGGCTAATTAGGGCTCAATGTTGTAAGTTGATGCATGTAGTGGGCTTGACTTAATTAGAAAGAAGTAGGTTGATCTTGTTATTTGGTAGAAAGAAGTCACTGGCGCCTGATAGTTTTAATCTAAGCAATGCGTTGTTGGTGTGCTAAATTTGGTAGTGCCAACGAAATAACATTTTAATGTGGATTCTTATTCGTCATTTTGACATTTCATCAACTTAAAGCTCATGATTCTTTTGACTTATGTCTTATTCATGACTGAATAAATTTACAAAACGTGCTAGAATAACTACCATCAATTGATGATTCGTCActtgtttgtcacatgtgagGCTTGTTGCTGTTACAACATCTGGGTCAACTTTTACATATTTCTTCTCTGGTGTACCCATTGTGATTGGATTATGGGGTCATTAAGCACATTAAAATGGTAAAATTGTTCTTTGCTAGGTGAATGGATGAACAGTTCAGCTGGAATTGCTTTTGCCCCACATGTGATCACCGTTGGACCAGGGGAGGTATGTTCCATTTTTCTTAATTCATGAGAGTTAATTTGCAGTGAAAAGCACATGAATAAATCATTTATCTATGTAAGAATGTAAAGAGTTTGAGATGCATGCCATGTTTTTCGCTTGGTTATTCACAAAAGCTGTTAGAATTAGAAGATATTGAAGAGCATAGCATACTAAATGATGAGAATCACTTTCCCATGGCTAAGTTAATTGACGTTTGAAATTAGCCGGATGTGATTtgtgctccatttgtttcatgaaaaatgaatgatttggaagatattttcctaaaaatgattgcttggtttgcttgaaataattagtcaataacaGTTGTTTTCATTATAAACAACAATTtaactctaaatatttttgtgaatggTGAATATAGTTTTTATTCGTTCATTTTGTAAGTGAaaaaagtgatcattttcaggaaaatattttctaaataagtCATTatccatgaaacaaatggagccttgaTGTTAGATCTGTTTCAGCCATGATGAAATAGTAGAGGTTTTCGGACATGGATGGTTGTATGATCTGTGCGATTGGGATGTTGGCTTTGATGGATGAGCATTTCAGCTTTTCTCAGAATTGCATGTGCTTAGGTGGTCTATTTGCAAGAAGAAACTTGAATGCACCCGATATGCACTGGTTCAATAAACTTGTACTTGTCCATGTATAGTGTGGTCTGCAGTTTTCGTTTTTCTCTAATAAGTAGGGAAAGGATACTTAATTCACCTCTTGGTCTTACTTCTAGGTGTCTTTTCATATATGCTGAAAGGAACTTCATTCCTTTTTCCTATTAAAATAAGATATAATTTTCATAGCTTTCTGGTGATGGGCCAGAGTCCACTTATCATGGCTGGCTAATGCGTATCGTGCTTGAAATTTTCTGTTATAATGGTTACTGTTGTATTTGACAATGCAGGATGTTGCTGCCAAGATATTATCTTTCGCCCAGCAAAGGCCAAGAGCTGTATGCATATTATCAGGGAGTGGTACAGTTTCTGCTGTAACTCTACGGCTGCCTGCGTCTACTGGTGAAACTATCACATTTGAGGTTGAAGCATTCTTTGAAGTCTTtctatgtccttttttttttttgggatttgtaAAGTTACTTTTGCTGTAAGGGAATACCGAAGGTTGCTTCTTAAACTCAGTCAGACTCAATTATAACTCCACTTGGTCTTGGAACTTGATGCAAACACTTCTCCATCAATTTGTTTCTTTAATTCTTCATCAGGCTTTGCTAGTGCTTCCAATCAGTACAGAAATGCGGTGAAGTATATAATCGAATTATATGCTACAAAACTATTGACTTAAGTAAATCTATGATACAACTAATGGTGTGATGCTAGTTGGCGTGGTAAAAGAATAAATTAACAGAAGAAAGACAAATAATTGCTGGCAAGAGTCGATTGGAATTTCCattaagaaggaaaaatgagTATGGTCGTGACTTATGATTGGTGTAGATGTAAAATTCGATATGGCATATGATTGGTTGTTATTAGTGCAATAGAAGCAAACACCATTACATATGCAGTTGGTGATGAAGGGGAGCAAGCAATGAACAAAGAGATATGTTGTAAAAATCAAAGTGATGTAGAATTTTCTCAGGTCTGCAAGTGATATTGTTAGGCTGTAGCCTTGTTGGCAATCATGAGGACGGTACTTAGTATAATAGGGGAATAATGGGCTTTTATTTATTAGTAGCAGTGTTACTGGTTTCCTTGGTAGTTGTTGGTGCAATTTGGCATATATATGTTGAATGTATGGTGTAGTTTTACTGCTCATTCACTAATACGGTTCCTAGAAAGAGGTGAGTAAGGGTCACGCTTTGCTTTTGTTGCGGAGCTTGCTGCCTTCCATATCTCTGCTTCATGTTCCACTTGTGATCCTAGATGCAGCAAAGGTTTTGATGCATGCGCCCAAATAGGCTGCATCATGGCATTGTTGATTAGATATTGGTGGACTTCACCCACTTACTGGAAGGAACATGGGCCTACAGAGGTTATTGTGAGCTTCCTTGTTCATTGACAGTGGCTAATATGCGGATGTCAATTGAGGTTGATTTCACTGGGTTGGAAGTCTAGTTCTTGTCATGTGGTTGCTTCTTGATGAGTTTAATTTAAGAGGAACATTTGCCAAGTGAGGTATACTGGCTGCAAACTGTACTGTTCCTTGCTGGTTTCAGGTTGAGAATGATCTCTCTGTTCTGGAGATAACTAATACTTATTATGATTTTAGGAATGCAAATGCTTATCTTTACCAATTTATGCGAGTTCTCATACTTTTTAGATCATGTTACAAGCTTGGTGTCATTCCTTCTACAATCCTTGAAGGAAGAGCAAAAAGACTTACTTGGTTAAGTTTGCTTGTCTAGGGCCGCTTTGAGATATTATGCTTGTCGGGATCTTATTTAGTTGCTGAAGACGGTGGACCCCGCAACCGCACTGGTGGAATAAGCGTTTCACTTTCGAGTCCTGATGGGCATGTCGTCGGTGGCAGTGTTGGGATGCTTGTTGCAGCTAGCCTGGTTCAGGTAATTCACATATATCACAGCTTCGCCTCTACTTAGGATACTTGTTCTACTTGTGAACTATGTAATGAGAGTTTCCTTCGTCATCAAATGGTGTCCCATGGtccctcccctcccccaaaaaaaaaaaaaaaaatatatgccgCGCTTCAGCTGCTGAAATCTGTGTCTTTAGTAAGGTTATTTGATACTTGAATTTTCATGGAAACTATCTGTTAATATCTGCATTTTTTAGCTTCCGCCTAGCTTTTTCGATGGAATCCCAATCTGGATCAGACATTCAGATCCCACAGACTCCTCCCTTGATTCTATCTAGGATCCTGTTTTTAACAACTTTGGTGCACAGTAAGCAATTTCTTACAATTAATGTCTGCTTGAAAGGTCTCCCTGCTCTAATTTCTGGATAGCAGGCAAACGATTCACTTCTTTGTTATTATAACTGGGCAGTATTTCTCATGCTGTTGAATTCTTCCATAATTTTCTTACAACTGATGAGAAGCTCTAGCTCTTGAAATTAAATTCTTCTAATTTTGTGCCTCAATATGATGAAAAGCTTTAGCTCttgaatataaataataaaaaatcttcTAGTTTTTGTGCCTCTATGATGAGAAGTCTAGCTCTTGGATATAAAGAATTTTCTTTGTGCTGGATTGTGGGTTGTGCTTATCCAGCAATCACTGAAATCGAGTATTGCAATAAGTCAGGCAAGCTAATTCATGTCTATTACCTTTTCAAGTGGTGGCAATCCTATTTTTATGGGTCCCCCCATCCATAATGACATGTCATCTTTCTGTTTGTTACCAGTGTAAAAATTGTTGGAATGCAGCTAATCCATGTAAGAGTTGTACGCTGTTTTGGTACTTTTACACACCTCATGCATGGACTAACGGTTTACCAGTCTGTTTTCTAAAGAACTCATACAAAGTGCTTCACGTGACTGTCTCCCTCTTCAAATACATGTTTGTCCATAAGCTTTTTGTGGCCTTATGTTTTGCCATTTCAATGCAGTGTTTTGAATATGAAAAGTGGAAGGAGTTCATACTTGCATGCGTGAATTGCTTCTACGAGACCCTAGACTTTGTACTGGTCCAAAAACTTATGGACATTACTTGGTGCAGGTTGTGGTGTGCAGTTTTGTATATGGCAATTCTAAGCCAAAGAACAAAGAGGTGGCTGCTCATGCAGTCGATGAGGACACTAAACCTAAGATTGCTGATAATAAAGCTATAGTCCTGAGCAATGCTCCTAATCAAAGCTACACTCCATCCCCGGTAGGCATTTGGCCCGGCTCACGACAGCTTGATTTGAAGAGCTTACAAACCGGCATTGACTTGACCCGTGGTTGACGAATTGACGCCTTGCTGCAACAGACACATATCAGATTTTGTATATATGTGTTGTTGTATATTGAACCGAAATATCTAGATCATAGAATGTAGAATTTGCCTTGATATTACGTTGGAGGCTGATGGATTATTGCTAACTTATTCTAGTGACAAGGTCCATTTTCATGTCAAGGAGCTATGTTGTGTCTTTGAGGGTAGAGTTTCTTGTTTAAAATGCTAATCTGCATCAACGTTTCTTTTGATAAACTCTTCCCTTGAGTCTTCCTTTTGCTTCTCTCTTTATGGTTGAATCTGCGTAGATGTCTGATCTATGCCCACTTTGGCTGAAGATTGTCTGCAAATTCCTGCTAAGATCTGATTGCTCATTGTGGATCATGACCGGTTGCATTATGAATCGTAATAAGCATCTTTATCGTGTTTTTTGGCAATTGCGGAGAAGCATTTTTCTAATCGTGCATTCGCATAGTTGAGAAGCTAGCAAGGGAAcacattctcattttttgtggaTGATGGTTTTGTCTTCATAAGAGGGAGGCTCCATTTCAGACTAGAGTGAAGTCCTGACCAGGTAGCCGTACTGGAAGGTGTGGCTAGATCACCTCTTTTATGGGAGTACTTTGTGCCAAATCCGTGTTTGGTAGCAGAAGTATACACTCTCTGCGACCTGTCCTTCATGGCGAAACTTTGTGGCGTTCGATGCCTTATCCTCTAAATTCGAAGTTGTCCGCAGCGAGATTTTTAGCTGGCCGGGCGTCAAACTTTCGTAAGTTCTAATGGAGCTGAGCACCGATATTGAAGGAGAGTCACCTAGCTTCTGACTATTGCCACTCACCTCTACCGTGGATTGACTGACATAGTTAACACTGAGTCCGGTCCACATGGACTACTTGAAACACAAGACGTCGGTATGTTGTGAACGACGACTAGAACCCACGGTGGAGATTCACGATATTCGCCATTTGGCTGGCTAGTCGCCATTTGAGGTTCCAACGTTGAAAGAGGTCAATGAGATCAAGGTATGATCTTTCCCAGATTCCAGCTGCTCATCCTCTCGAGCACTTTGTTTCAGACAAGATTCCGGGCCGTACGAAGATCCCTCGCACTTATACCCTATATATGTACCTCTCAAAATCGACCTCGAGCGACCGAAGGAAGTGAGAACTCGATACATCAAGAAATGAAGCTTCTCCATCCAGCTCTCTCTCATGTATTGATATCTGTCCTTGCCATCGTGGTAGCTTCGGCAGCTGCTGCGGAGGCTCAAGCATGCAGGCATAGCGGTAAGCTCCGAGGGACTCGGGGCAAGCGCGACACTGCTCACGGCTCCGATTGCTGCAAGAGTGGCGAGTTTTACCCAACTTACAGATGCTCGCCCCCAATGACGGGACGCACCAAGGCGACATTGACCCTAAACAGCTTCGAGAAGGGCGGGGATGGGGACGCGCCTTCCGAGTGCAACAACCAGTTCCATTGTGACAGCACGCCTGTTGTGGCGTTATCGACCGGGTGGTATCATGATGGGAAGAGATGCCACAAGGAGATAACTATCCATGTCAACAGGAGGAGCGTGAAGGCAAAGGTGGTCGATGAGCGTGACTCAACGACGGGGTGCGACAAGGATCATGATTTCCAGCCACCGTGCCCGAACAACATTGTCGATGCTTCGAAAGTGGTGTGGAAGGCTTTAGGCGTTCCCGAGAGCGATTGGGGGGAGATGGAGATCTTCTGGTCTGAGGACTGATGGCATTTCTGACGGCTGGTCCATGAACTGATACCAAAGAGTTTCTAAGAAGGACTAGCAAGTTCTTTCCAAATTTCCTCAATGAAGATCAAAGAAATAAGACTTGCCCATCTATCATCATGTAGTTGAAACAAGCATAATAATCGATGCGTTTGAAGTGGGAGACGTGGCATTAAGTGGAATTGTTATGTCAATTTCAGCTTATAAAGCAAGATGAGCTGAACGGTTGGATAAGAGATCAAACTAGAAATTCAAGGTTCAggatttgctttttctttcttctctgtcTTCTTCCCTGAACTTTGAGCTCACCCTCCTcactgaaaaatcatttttcctgtAGCTTCTTAAGAAAACAGAGTTTTCGAGCAAGTGGACTGTGAACAAACTCATACAGCCAAGTACTTTGAAGCCTTTGGGCACGATGACAGTGTCAAATGGACAGGTCGGGTTTTAAGCTGCATAGGTAGGTCATCTCAGATCGCAGGACACGTAACACGTCAAACTCTATGAAATTCAGTCAAATGTATAAAGCAATTGCTACATTTTAGATCTTTTTCTATAATCTGAGTGTAATAGCCAAAAAGGTCATGGACCAGATAAAGGCAAAACACAGCCATAGACAGTTGAATTTGGGACGTCTGGCAAACTAATCCTGGTGAAAATAGAGGGAAGACAAACAGGGGAGCAAACAAAATCAAGCAGCAGAAACCCAAATTGAGTGCGGTCCTTTGTTGAAAGAATGACTCGGTTTATCTTCTGCAAAATGAAGTGAATTGTTCATAATGGACGACATTAGAGGAGCATCAACTTTCACAATGCATTCCATATTCAGTTCAAACCAACAAAAGTTTGAGTGAACAGTGCCAAGTGGGGCTAAAAGTACAAGATCTGGTCAATTACAGAAGCCACCCAGAGGCCAGAATCACACATTTATACTCATGTTATCACCATCTGCATAAGTATTTTGTTAATCTCGACAGAGACTGAGAATTGACTCTGCTTTCTGGCCTTTTGTGTCACCTTCATGAAATTCCCAACAGCTTCTTATGCCCCCTGGCAGCATGTCACGAACATTGTTCCGTTAGTTCAATAAATGGACATTAATGTTTCTCGTGATTCAAGCATATCTAGGAGACCGTCTTGCAAATTATTGTTATAAACAACGTGATCCTTAAGCATCTAACGGAAGCGAACATGATCCCTAAGCAGGTATACCTCATTGGTAAGAGGAGATGGTGTGGGGTAATAACAATCTATAATTAGGAACTTGGCAGGAATTCATGATCCTTAAGAATTCTTTTCTACCAGGAACTTGGCAGGAATTCATGGTagaaagcaaagcaaagttCCTACCTCAATGGGATGAGGAATTCCTACCAGGAACTTGGCAAAGTCCCACTGAATTTCATCCTTGAAGATTGCCCATTTCCCTTATTTCAGGAACTTATATAGTGGCGCTGCCTTTTCCCTATTCACTTCGATCtaacaaagagaaaaggaagtcAAATGTCAATTCCACGTTGTGAAACAGCCCTCAGACCACAAATGTAGAATTTGGAAAAGGAAGCAACTGTTCAAGAGGTTTGGTCATGATGATTATGAGAACAAACAGAAACGAAGTGTTCAAGCTGCATTGGAATATGATGGGGTATTTACATCTTAGCAGGGGTCAAACCATTGTAACTTGAAAGTATGTCTAAACAAGGCTATACTGACAGTAAGATACCAGAGTTGCTCGTAGACCTTATCGAAGATGTAAATTTCCGACTTAAAGCGGGTGCAAACAAATTCCTTGATGGTTTTGTCTTTTCATAAATGCACAAGAGCCTGGCTCCTACTAGGCTCCATTACAAGCTTCGAAGCGTTTCGATGCCTCTCCTCTACAATTTCAAAGTTGTCTGCAGCGAAATTTTCATACCAACCAGCTTAAAACTTCTATTTAGTTCTATGGAATCCTAAACACTGGTCAACAAGAAAGTCACTTAGCTTCTGACCATTGCCACTTGCCTCTACCGTGGTTTGACTCACATAGTCAGTCACCACAAGTTCACAAAATCACCTACTAATGTTGGAATTATGTTTCGCCACCAGCTACCTCTGACACAGTTGACCGGTGGTCCATTTTATGAAAACATGTTCTAAATTGTTCAAAGTGCAATGGATTTGATTTTCTGAGGAACCTTTTAAAATGACAGAGCATGGCTAAATGGAcgtttctttgatttttttgcaTAAGACATTCCAAAACAGCTACTCATCAGCTGTTTTGGGAGTGGTAGATCTTGCAAAACATTGCTTTGCCGGTTTGCTCAATGAACTGTTCGAAttcatttgcatgaaaatgggcAGCCTTTGTGTATAGGGTGAATCTCAACCATCAATGTGATGACCCCTACATAAACCTCGTATCATCATCTAGAGATCGTGGCATCAACGACTCATTTGGGTCGGTCCATATGGCGGAGAAATACTTGTATGGACTCAGTCCAGATGGACTAACCGAATCGCGGCTGCCGGAATTTTGTGACCCCCGCCTAGAATCCACGGCTGAAATTCAAGAGATTCACAATTTAGCTGGCCAGTGGCCGTTTTGAGATTCCCAAGCTCGTTGAAAGAGGTCGATGAGGTCAAGGTATGACTCCCTAgatttcatcatcatcatcaaccaaTTGCCCATAAAACCCACCATGAGGTCAACATGTCTGTGAATTTTATCTACACGAACAACTGGATTCTCTCTCTTAAAGAAACCAAGGGTAGTGAAAACTCCATACATCAAGAAATGAAGCTTCTCCATTCAACTCTCTCTCATGTATTGATCTTCGTCCTCGCCTTGGTGGTCGCTTCAGTGATTGCCGAGGCTCAAGTATGCCGGCCTAGTGGCAAGGTCCGAGGGACTCAGGGCAAATGCTACACCGATGACAGTGCTGCATGCTGCTAGAAAGGCGAGTTTTACACGGCTTACAGATGCTCGCTCACCGTGAAGAGACGCACCAAGGCAATATTCAACATTAACAGCTTCGAGGAGGGTAGGAAATTGGGCGCGCCTTGTGTGACAACGAGTACCATCCTGAGCACACGCCCGTAGTGGCGTTACCGACAGGGTGGTTCAACAATGAGAAAAGATGAGACGGGGAGATAACTATCCATGGCAACGGGAGGAGCGTGAAGGCAAAGGTGGTCAATGAGTGCGACTCGACAATGGGGTGCGACACGGCTCATGATTTCCAGCGACCGTGCCCACATACCAAAATATATGGCTGATGCGTCGAGAGCAGTGTGGAACGCTTTGGGCATCCCTGGGGGCTACTGGGGGTGGATGGAGATCTTCTGTCTGAGGACTGATGACATTTCTGAAGATTGGTCCCTGAACTAATACCAAAGAGCTTGTGAGGAAGAATTAGAAAGTTCTCTTTCCAAATTTCCAATGTAGAACTCAAGGAAGCAAGATTTGCCTATCAATCATTATGTACTGGATAAAATGATGTGCGGCTAATTGTAGCTGAAACACAAAAGGAATCGATGTGTTTGAAGACTTGAATGGATGGTTTATGAGTTCATTTTTATCTTACCATCTCTTCTGAGTTCAAGAACAACTGTCTGCAATTATTTCTGCAACTCAATTGGCACTACCTGTGAGGACATATATAAGATCAACAGTGAGACATGGCATTAAGTGGAATTATTGTCTCAATCTTAGCTTAAAAAGTACATGGGCTATACGGTTAGAGAAGAGTTCACGCCATTGAATTTTGTAGAGGTCATCGGTTCTGGGTTACATACAAGTTTCACTTAGAACCTAGGAGGTGAAACCTGAAACTTATTTCATCGGAACaggttcatcattttttggaacctgaaatttaacttgcataaaaaaaaaaaaaatctaacttgCATACCTTGGAACATGAAACCTATCCCGTTATAGTTTCCAAGGTCGGTTTCATGATCCATCCATGTTCCACTTGTATTATTAATTGAACAATTAAAGTAAATCATCACATTTTTTAATGACCACTATTTACTTGCTATTACAATCTAGTGACCagaactcatatttagacatacaaataaatatgaaacattaataaagtaaaaatctcaatcataaatattggcaaaaatgaaaacttaGACTAATAATTTCAAGTTATACACTTATTATTGGGCGCCATGGCATATTGCAAGATTGCTCAAAaacatatattaaaaaaaaacaaaaactgaaACCTATCCGTTGAAacaagtttctcaatttttaaaatctgaaacctaTTCCGAACAGGTTCCCTAGCGATTTGATTCCAAGGTAGAGGTTCTACCAGGAAGCATGATACCCCTTGAATTTTGAGCTTACTGTCCTCGTTGAACAATTATTCTTACGACAGCTTCTTAAGAAAACAAAGCGCTCTCGAGCAAGCGGAATTTGAACAAACTTATAAAACCAAGTACTTAGAAATGCCTTTGGGCATGATGGCGTCAAATGGACCCGGTTGGTTTCTATGCCGCATAAATAGGTCATCTATCTTAGGAAACGTAGTCCATCAAACTCCATGAAATTTAGTCAAAATGTCCAAAGCACTTGCTAAATTTTAGTTCTTCTACAATCTTAGACCGGAAAAATCAAAGAACCTCATAACAAAACAGAAGCAAACAGAGTTGGAGACAGTTGAAATTCGGGAAGTCTAGCAAACTAgctcaaaacaaaacaaggcaGCAGAACCCAGATTTACCTTCTGCAACGACTCAACATAACTTCTGCAACAAGAACTGAATTAACAGtcacaaaacaaaattagaGAAGAGCATCAGTTTCCACAATGCATTAGATATTCGGTTCAAACCGACAAAAAATTCGATCAAACAACACCCAGTGGAGCTAATAGTACAAGATTTGGAGTCAATTACAGAATTCACCCTCAGGCCAGAATCACACATATTATACAAATGCTAGCACAATCTGCATAGACATTTCATAGTCTCAACAGCGCATGAGAATTGACTGTGCACACCAGCCTTTTCTGACCTTCACGAAATTCCCAACAGCTTCTTTATGTCCCCCTGCAGCGTGTAACAGACATTGTTTCATTAGTTTAGTAAATGCACATGTTCTTTTCAATATTCAAGCACATCTAGGAGACCATCTTGTGATCCATTATAGACAACATGATCCCTAAGCatcaaccagaaaaaaaaaaaaatgattcctaAGCAGGTATACCTCGATGGTAAGAGGAGATGTCGTTGGGTAATAACGATTTATAATTACCCCATTCTGATCTACCAGGAACTTGGCAAAGTTCCACTGAATGTCATCCTTGAACATTTCCCATTTCCCTGTTTTCAGGAACTCATATAGTGGTGCTGCCTTTTCCCCATTCACTTCAatctaaacaaaaagaaaagggagtgGCATGTTAATTCCTTGTTGCTGAACCAGCCCTCAGACCACAAATACAGAATttggaaaaggaagaaactatTCAAGAAGTTTGGTGATGATAATTATGGCAAACAAAGGAAACTAAATGTTCAAGCAGCATCTTGAATATAATGAGGCATTTACATTTTAGCAGTGGTCAAGCCATAGTAACTTAACAGTGTGTCTAAACAAGGCTTACAGAAACTAAGAGACAAAAAAGTTGCTTGTACACCTTAttgaaaataggaaattctGACTTAAAGCGGGTGCAAACAAATTCCTTGATCTGATCGTTTGTTCCTGGTTCCTCCTCACCAAACTGATTGCATGGAAAGGCCAGTACCTCCAAACCTGCACCACTTCACTTATCAGAAAAACCCAACCTCACTCAGCATTACCTTCTCTCTATTTTGGGCCAGGATAATCAATTCCTCTGCCACTGAACATCTAGTACTGTCACAAATGAAATGTACATAGTAAAACTGGAAAGGAAATAGAgccaacacaaaaaaaatattttgcaaatggAGTATTGCAAGTCGGAGAGAAAGCATATATTAGGTCAATGAAGTGAGAATGACGGACCAAACAAAGGCTACAGAATGAGTATTGATCTTTCTATTCCTGTTTCCCTTGCTGGCATAAATATTAGCTTAAATTTCATATTCCAAGATCTGCTGGTTAGTTTTTTTTGCCCAGAGCCAGCTCAACAAAGTACAATACCTCATGGAAAAAAGAAGTACATGATGAACATTCATCCTCAGAGCACCAGAAGTGGAGGCCATGCAAAAAAATATAACACTAGTAGTGATGTGGAAAAGTGTTGGAGAGTGGCGACCAAGACTATGCTTACAATAAGATCATCCCTAAGACGATAACAACTAGAGTGAGCACTATAAGTTAAGACATCATTGTGAAAGTCTCCAACCAGTTTCAAAACCAAAGAATGGAAGATGGAAAGAGTGAGTGGTTAGTCCACAAAGGTTGATGACGCAAACTCAGATCCACTCAACCAGTAACGTAGAACCGCAGTTCTTTTTCATCCTCAGCACAATACTCCAGAATATAGttatatacaaaaaattataattgacAAGCCATTACTCTAACATTCCAACTTCTGCAGCCTTGTTGGATTAGTCACCTAAGGAAGATGGGAACTCAAACGTAGAGTTTGAAGAGCTCACCTTTATCTTTATACCTCTCATACAACTGGTTGAGCTCGGTATAGTTCGAGTTAGTCAATCCACTGTCAAAACCAAACAAGAACTGAGCAAATATATATGCAGGGAAAATCTAGAGAATATCGATTTGGTGAGCTGTTTAAGTGTAAAACAGAACTAAGCTATTAAATGCATCACATCTCCTAACATTATCTCCGAATTCAGAGGTACATGATAAGAACAAACGCTATGCACTCCCTTCTCTTCTCGCTTCTACCAATTAAATACATCACATCTCCTAACATAATCTCTGAGTTCAGAGGTTCATGATAGCAACAAT
The sequence above is drawn from the Rhodamnia argentea isolate NSW1041297 chromosome 9, ASM2092103v1, whole genome shotgun sequence genome and encodes:
- the LOC115732464 gene encoding kiwellin-1-like encodes the protein MKLLHPALSHVLISVLAIVVASAAAAEAQACRHSGKLRGTRGKRDTAHGSDCCKSGEFYPTYRCSPPMTGRTKATLTLNSFEKGGDGDAPSECNNQFHCDSTPVVALSTGWYHDGKRCHKEITIHVNRRSVKAKVVDERDSTTGCDKDHDFQPPCPNNIVDASKVVWKALGVPESDWGEMEIFWSED
- the LOC115756094 gene encoding AT-hook motif nuclear-localized protein 5 — its product is MDGREAMAMSGGSAQYFIHRGVALSGAEASGLNAPPVFRALANPHVQAQSNVRSSLGGPVYVAEPSNANFSHGINVAMSSAMPPSEPVKKKRGRPRKYGPDGKVPLGLLSMSATPSNASSGSITESQKRARGRPPGSGRKQRLAATGEWMNSSAGIAFAPHVITVGPGEDVAAKILSFAQQRPRAVCILSGSGTVSAVTLRLPASTGETITFEGRFEILCLSGSYLVAEDGGPRNRTGGISVSLSSPDGHVVGGSVGMLVAASLVQVVVCSFVYGNSKPKNKEVAAHAVDEDTKPKIADNKAIVLSNAPNQSYTPSPVGIWPGSRQLDLKSLQTGIDLTRG
- the LOC115732686 gene encoding probable glutathione peroxidase 8; amino-acid sequence: MTSQLMQDPRPIYELTVKDEKGNDVSVGEYRGKVLLIVNVASKCGLTNSNYTELNQLYERYKDKGLEVLAFPCNQFGEEEPGTNDQIKEFVCTRFKSEFPIFNKIEVNGEKAAPLYEFLKTGKWEMFKDDIQWNFAKFLVDQNGVIINRYYPTTSPLTIEGDIKKLLGIS